AAGAGTGGTACTAGGTGTATGTCAAGTGTATCTATCCTAACAGTGGAGCCCTGATCGGGCTTCTAGAGTGGAATTGTATTCCCATCAGTAGGTGGGTTTTTGGCGACGGTGAACCTTAGTGGAAAGGTTGCTTGTCTGCGAATTAACCAATGATTGCTCAAGCATAGTGTATAGGAAATAGTTTAACGGTTAGAGCGAAAGATAAGTATTTAAAAAGGGAATGAATAGAGTTTGGATAACGTTTCAATAGGATATCTGCGGAGGACTAAGCTTCTCCTCGTCCTGTTTGGTATCCGCAGTGCTATTAGTTACTGAACGATTCCACGCAGGTCAGACCGGGATTCGAATAGTGGTTGCAGGTGTGGTGTAGGTGGATAGGTCAGATGTATGATCAGCACACGAACGCATAGTCAGTTCACTCGTCAAACACACGATTCAAGCTCACATTGATACCTTGGTTTTGCTGCGTTTCTAGCTCACGGACGATAAAGTCACGCAGATCGTCATATGCCTGAGTCAGAGTGTTATTCTGTACGACGACATCGAAATTGCCCGGTGTCGTGCCTTTTAGATGTAAGAGAAAGAAAgttaaaaatgaattattatCACCAAAGACACTCATTTCAGCTGCAGACACCCCATAGCTAGTACGTACCATAGTCAATCTCAATACGTGCCGTGTTCAGCCGTTTCTGAAGGctttcctccgtttccgtCTGGCGACCTCGGAGCCGACGTTCCAGCTCCTCGATCGACGGTGGATTTACGAACACCAGCAGCGGGTTCAGTCGTTCCGAGTTACGGATCTGCTTCACGCCCTCGATCTCGATGTCCAGCACGCACACCTTACCATTGTGCTGCACATTTTCCACCGCCTTTTTGCTATTTGGAATTTAAAGCAGGCTATTAATAAAGCAGCACGCAAATCACCTTATTAAACGGATCACATACCTAGTACCATACATATTGCCACTGAACACGGCTGTCTCGATAAATTCGCCTTTCTCGATGGCAGCCTGCATCTCCTCGACCGACACGAAGTGATAGTGGATGCCATTCTCTTCTCCAGGACGCGGCTTGCGAGTGGTGTGCGAGACACTGCATGGAGAAACGATTAAAGTGTTAAAATTGAAACGAATATCTTACAAATCGTCCTCAAAGCTCACCTAAATCCGAACGTATCGGGAAACTCTTTAAAGAGCTTCTTCAGAAGCGTA
This sequence is a window from Anopheles darlingi chromosome 3, idAnoDarlMG_H_01, whole genome shotgun sequence. Protein-coding genes within it:
- the LOC125953507 gene encoding uncharacterized protein LOC125953507 isoform X2, with translation MLFNICCRLPVLRSCVNGNLICQISLTVPPQTARFQHQFLAAKAFSHLTNMVKQGPRPLVICGPSGSGKSTLLKKLFKEFPDTFGFSVSHTTRKPRPGEENGIHYHFVSVEEMQAAIEKGEFIETAVFSGNMYGTSKKAVENVQHNGKVCVLDIEIEGVKQIRNSERLNPLLVFVNPPSIEELERRLRGRQTETEESLQKRLNTARIEIDYGTTPGNFDVVVQNNTLTQAYDDLRDFIVRELETQQNQGINVSLNRVFDE
- the LOC125953507 gene encoding uncharacterized protein LOC125953507 isoform X1, with amino-acid sequence MLFNICCRLPVLRSCVNGNLICQISLTVPPQTARFQHQFLAAKAFSHLTNMVKQGPRPLVICGPSGSGKSTLLKKLFKEFPDTFGFSVSHTTRKPRPGEENGIHYHFVSVEEMQAAIEKGEFIETAVFSGNMYGTSKKAVENVQHNGKVCVLDIEIEGVKQIRNSERLNPLLVFVNPPSIEELERRLRGRQTETEESLQKRLNTARIEIDYGTTPGNFDVVVQNNTLTQAYDDLRDFIVRELETQQNQDVFCVTSLVSNYKSFEV